Proteins encoded in a region of the Solanum dulcamara chromosome 9, daSolDulc1.2, whole genome shotgun sequence genome:
- the LOC129903318 gene encoding WAT1-related protein At1g43650-like produces MKHLVIGCGMSMEKQKHYIAMLLTQSIFAGMALFSKAAISKGMNPYVFVTYRQAFAIVALAPLAAFFERKSDVPLSYNLILKILLMSLLSTLSLDLYYFSIHYTTATFAAATTNLIPAITFFMALILRVEALSIKKSHGMAKMLGSSIGVTGALMFALVKGPHLNFINWSKENTRGTHSSNLNYSLKEEWLKGSLVMVIANIIWSLWLILQVPIVKQYPVKLRLATLYCLFSWIQSSIWAMVMERNISAWKLKWGINLFSVVYCGVIVTGLTYWIQLWTVEKKGPVFVSMFTPLSLIITAIVSAFLWNETLYVGSVCGGILLIGGLYLVLWGKNREAEREIKDQIVEIKDGITVI; encoded by the exons ATGAAGCACTTAGTAATTGGTTGTGGCATGTCAATGGAAAAGCAAAAACACTACATTGCCATGCTCCTTACACAATCTATTTTTGCAGGCATGGCTTTGTTTTCTAAAGCTGCAATATCTAAAGGGATGAACCCTTATGTTTTCGTTACTTATCGTCAAGCATTTGCTATCGTTGCCTTAGCCCCCCTCGCTGCCTTTTTCGAGAG AAAATCTGATGTTCCTTTATCCTACAACCTCATATTGAAGATCTTATTGATGTCATTACTTAG CACTCTAAGTTTGGATCTATATTACTTTTCCATACATTACACCACAGCAACATTTGCTGCAGCCACAACTAACTTAATTCCAGCCATAACTTTTTTTATGGCATTAATTTTAAG AGTGGAAGCTCTTTCAATAAAGAAGTCACATGGAATGGCAAAAATGTTGGGTTCTTCAATTGGTGTTACAGGAGCTTTGATGTTTGCCTTAGTTAAAGGGCCACATTTGAACTTCATAAATTGGTCCAAAGAGAACACAAGGGGAACTCATAGCTCAAATTTGAACTATAGTTTGAAGGAAGAGTGGTTAAAAGGTTCACTAGTCATGGTTATAGCTAACATAATATGGTCTCTGTGGCTCATTTTACag gttCCTATTGTGAAACAATATCCAGTAAAACTACGTCTTGCCACTCTATATTGCTTGTTTAGCTGGATACAATCTTCAATTTGGGCCATGGTGATGGAAAGGAATATATCAGCATGGAAGCTAAAATGGGGCATCAATCTTTTTTCAGTAGTCTACTGT GGTGTGATTGTTACAGGGCTGACATATTGGATACAACTTTGGACTGTAGAGAAGAAAGGACCAGTATTTGTATCTATGTTCACTCCATTATCACTCATCATAACTGCCATAGTGTCAGCATTTTTGTGGAACGAAACACTTTACGTGGGAAG TGTGTGTGGAGGAATATTGCTAATTGGTGGACTATACTTGGTCCTATGGGGAAAGAATAGAGAAGCAGAGAGGGAAATCAAGGATCAAATTGTGGAAATCAAGGATGGAATTACAGTAATTTGA